One Luteimonas sp. MC1825 DNA segment encodes these proteins:
- a CDS encoding kinase: MMAAVLAEVIASGARVFAISGVQGSGKSTLAAQLARAAAARGLPTAVLSIDDVYLDHDARQALARDVHPLLATRGPPGTHDLALAFATLDALRATGSADLPRFDKLADRRCTRSDWPRVAGIRLVILEGWFIGTTAEDDAALATPVNALERDEDPDATWRRWCNAALARDYPALWARADRLLFLQPPGFEVVADWRWQAEQALHAAAPSRPAMTRAGIERFIQHYERVSRQALRTLPAIADLVIGLDAARRPTTDAPVPTRRRTSPAG, translated from the coding sequence ATGATGGCCGCCGTGCTGGCCGAGGTGATCGCGTCCGGCGCGCGGGTGTTCGCGATCAGCGGCGTCCAGGGCTCCGGCAAGTCGACGCTGGCCGCGCAGCTGGCGCGGGCAGCCGCCGCACGCGGCCTGCCCACCGCGGTGCTGTCGATCGACGACGTCTACCTCGACCACGACGCGCGCCAGGCCTTGGCCCGCGACGTGCACCCGCTGCTCGCCACGCGCGGCCCGCCCGGCACGCACGACCTGGCGCTCGCGTTCGCCACCCTGGACGCGCTGCGCGCCACCGGCTCGGCCGACCTGCCGCGCTTCGACAAGCTCGCCGACCGGCGCTGCACGCGCAGCGACTGGCCGCGGGTCGCCGGCATCCGCCTGGTGATCCTGGAAGGCTGGTTCATCGGCACAACCGCCGAGGACGACGCCGCGCTGGCCACACCGGTCAACGCCCTGGAACGCGACGAGGACCCCGACGCCACCTGGCGCCGCTGGTGCAACGCCGCACTCGCCCGCGACTACCCGGCCCTGTGGGCGCGCGCGGACCGGCTGCTGTTCCTGCAGCCGCCCGGCTTCGAGGTCGTGGCGGACTGGCGCTGGCAGGCGGAACAGGCGCTGCACGCCGCCGCGCCTTCCCGGCCGGCGATGACGCGCGCCGGCATCGAGCGCTTCATCCAGCACTACGAACGCGTCAGCCGGCAGGCGCTGCGTACGCTGCCGGCGATCGCGGACCTGGTGATCGGCCTCGATGCCGCGCGACGGCCGACCACTGACGCGCCGGTCCCTACTCGACGACGAACGTCACCCGCAGGTTGA
- a CDS encoding hybrid sensor histidine kinase/response regulator, with product MRGLATWIGLCLCGLLAGMAVAAVPQLPQPRQISVFDGLPSNRVNALAEDRQGYLWIATRDGLARYDGVGFRIWRVGDGLRDNFIWSVHVDAQDRVWIGTQNAGLAMLDVEREAFTWYDRNSHAAIAGNDVWSVASTPDGDVWFGTAESGLHRISPDGRVRQYAHEPGNADSLPSNGVSHLAVDRRDGTLWIGTKGGVARWTGSGFARLPVDALPSLLIDGLTVDDGGEVWMGMHGAGMVRRVDGRIERLPWVDPVLGQPALHMLLEDAQGARWLDTRSGLAWERDGRVDNVPLYSTTSRGLVRPAWSSAYEDREGGLWFASSDAGLWHLPANWRNFTVLQRRLGDPASPANAFVYGVAPATAAGGRGLWLVGSGGVLDWMDPETGSIEHRFTEVCGALLVTGVLEARDGGVWLGCQDQLVRFDPLSRAVRRWHADGSADAAPPGRIAHFVELQDRTLWLATLHSVQHRDRAGRVLDTVHRGDGRGLGFNDSVEQLARAPDGGLWLVGSGGLRTWNDGLRRFEAIPGAPGIALQGVAIEASGDGHRIWLAGNGVLSVYRWDGASLHHLDTVDAAQGLPTVAPGGVLVDDAGVVWMTTARGLVRFDPVTRRVRVYGVRDGLPSHEFSEYPMQMSPLGYVAAGTADGLLLFHPRQVQWTQGTPTLAVESIDLRRGDDRVSLSPLATQLELRHDDRDLRVVARLLSFTDAHAHRYRFLLEGDDAGWVETGAAGERIFPKLAPGRYRLQVQARTADDAWSPSQQLVLHVQPPWWQAAWAQLLFVALAVLLVLWIGRAYRGRLKRRHAWQLNEQKRDLAEQASLAKTRFLATLGHEVRTPMTGVLGMSELLLGTELEPRQRGYADAIRRAGEHLMRLVNDALDLARIEAGKLELDAQPFDLVELLDEVAGMVEPMARQRGLAFRRHIDADTPRWLLGDAGRVRQILLNLLGNAIKFTEVGSVSLQAAPMAGAGVRLVVSDTGPGLNDEQKAYLFRRFEQAEGVRTASRYGGSGLGLAICQELAVAMRGRIELDSTPGQGTDFTVDLPLPGAQPPGTRPANIRPPRPAQRPLDILLVEDDATVAEVIVGLLHAQGHHVVHVPHGLAALSETTASRFDLALLDLDLPGIDGLALARQLHACGFTAPLLAVTARADADAEPAARAAGFDMFLRKPVTGALLADAIDALLAGDEVS from the coding sequence ATGCGAGGTTTGGCGACATGGATCGGCCTCTGCCTGTGCGGGTTGCTGGCGGGCATGGCCGTGGCCGCGGTGCCGCAGTTGCCGCAGCCGCGCCAGATCAGCGTGTTCGACGGGCTGCCGTCGAATCGCGTCAACGCGCTCGCCGAAGACCGCCAGGGGTACCTGTGGATCGCCACGCGCGACGGCCTGGCGCGCTATGACGGCGTGGGTTTCCGCATCTGGCGGGTCGGCGACGGCCTGCGCGACAACTTCATATGGTCGGTGCATGTCGATGCGCAGGACCGGGTGTGGATCGGCACCCAGAACGCCGGCCTGGCGATGCTGGACGTGGAGCGCGAGGCGTTCACCTGGTACGACAGGAACTCGCACGCGGCGATCGCCGGCAACGATGTGTGGTCGGTGGCGAGCACGCCCGATGGCGACGTCTGGTTCGGGACCGCGGAGAGCGGACTGCACCGTATATCGCCCGACGGCCGCGTGCGGCAGTACGCGCACGAGCCGGGCAATGCCGACAGCCTGCCCTCCAACGGCGTGTCGCATCTCGCCGTGGACCGGCGCGATGGCACGCTGTGGATCGGCACCAAGGGTGGCGTGGCGCGCTGGACCGGTTCGGGCTTCGCCAGGTTGCCGGTGGATGCGCTGCCGTCGTTGCTGATCGACGGGCTGACCGTGGACGACGGCGGCGAGGTCTGGATGGGCATGCACGGCGCGGGCATGGTGCGGCGCGTGGATGGACGCATCGAACGCCTGCCATGGGTGGACCCGGTGCTCGGCCAGCCCGCGCTGCACATGCTGCTCGAGGATGCGCAGGGCGCGCGCTGGCTGGATACCCGCAGTGGCCTGGCCTGGGAGCGCGACGGTCGCGTCGACAACGTGCCGCTGTACAGCACCACCAGCCGCGGCCTGGTGCGTCCCGCCTGGTCCAGCGCATACGAAGACCGCGAAGGTGGCCTGTGGTTCGCCAGCTCCGATGCCGGCCTCTGGCACCTGCCGGCCAACTGGCGGAATTTCACCGTGCTGCAGCGGCGCCTTGGCGATCCGGCTTCGCCGGCCAACGCCTTCGTCTACGGCGTGGCACCGGCCACCGCCGCCGGTGGGCGTGGACTGTGGCTGGTCGGCAGCGGTGGCGTGCTCGACTGGATGGATCCGGAAACCGGCAGCATCGAACACCGGTTCACCGAAGTGTGCGGGGCGCTGCTGGTCACCGGCGTGCTCGAAGCGCGCGATGGCGGCGTGTGGCTCGGTTGCCAGGACCAGTTGGTGCGCTTCGATCCGCTGAGCCGGGCGGTGCGCCGCTGGCATGCCGATGGCAGCGCCGATGCCGCGCCACCCGGGCGCATCGCGCACTTCGTCGAATTGCAGGACCGCACGCTGTGGCTGGCCACCCTGCACAGCGTCCAGCACCGCGACCGTGCCGGCCGGGTGCTCGACACCGTCCACCGCGGCGATGGCCGTGGCCTGGGCTTCAATGATTCGGTCGAGCAGCTCGCGCGCGCGCCGGATGGCGGACTGTGGCTGGTCGGCAGCGGCGGGCTGCGTACGTGGAATGACGGCCTGCGCCGCTTCGAAGCGATCCCCGGCGCGCCCGGGATCGCACTGCAGGGCGTCGCCATCGAAGCGTCGGGAGACGGCCACCGCATCTGGCTCGCAGGCAACGGCGTGCTGTCGGTGTATCGCTGGGATGGCGCGTCGCTGCACCACCTGGACACGGTGGACGCCGCCCAGGGACTGCCGACCGTCGCCCCGGGCGGGGTGCTGGTGGACGACGCCGGCGTGGTGTGGATGACCACGGCGCGCGGACTGGTCCGGTTCGACCCGGTGACACGCCGGGTGCGCGTCTACGGCGTGCGCGACGGCCTCCCGAGCCACGAGTTCAGCGAGTACCCGATGCAGATGTCGCCGTTGGGCTACGTCGCCGCCGGGACCGCCGATGGCCTGCTGCTGTTCCATCCGCGGCAGGTGCAATGGACGCAGGGCACGCCGACGCTGGCGGTGGAGTCGATCGACCTGCGCCGCGGCGACGATCGCGTGTCGCTGTCGCCGCTGGCCACCCAGCTTGAACTGCGCCACGACGATCGCGACCTGCGCGTGGTCGCGCGCCTGCTGTCGTTCACCGACGCGCACGCGCACCGCTACCGCTTCCTGCTCGAGGGCGACGATGCCGGCTGGGTTGAGACCGGCGCGGCCGGCGAGCGGATCTTCCCGAAGCTGGCCCCTGGCCGCTATCGGCTGCAGGTGCAGGCACGCACCGCCGACGACGCGTGGTCACCCTCGCAGCAGCTGGTGCTGCACGTGCAGCCCCCGTGGTGGCAGGCCGCCTGGGCGCAACTGCTGTTCGTCGCGCTCGCGGTCCTGCTCGTGCTGTGGATCGGGCGCGCCTACCGGGGCCGTTTGAAGCGTCGCCACGCCTGGCAGCTCAACGAGCAGAAACGCGACCTGGCCGAACAGGCGTCGCTGGCCAAGACCAGGTTCCTGGCCACGCTGGGCCACGAAGTGCGCACGCCGATGACCGGCGTTCTGGGCATGAGCGAGCTGCTGCTGGGCACCGAGCTCGAGCCGCGCCAGCGCGGCTATGCCGATGCCATCCGCCGCGCCGGTGAGCACCTCATGCGCCTGGTCAACGACGCGCTCGACCTCGCGCGCATCGAGGCCGGCAAGCTGGAGCTCGATGCCCAGCCCTTCGACCTGGTGGAGCTGCTCGACGAAGTGGCCGGCATGGTCGAGCCGATGGCCCGCCAGCGCGGCCTTGCCTTCCGCCGGCACATCGATGCCGACACCCCGCGCTGGCTGCTCGGCGACGCCGGCCGCGTCCGGCAGATCCTGCTCAACCTGCTCGGCAACGCGATCAAGTTCACGGAGGTCGGCAGCGTGTCGCTGCAGGCGGCACCGATGGCCGGCGCCGGCGTGCGCCTGGTGGTGTCCGATACGGGGCCCGGGCTCAACGATGAGCAGAAGGCGTACCTGTTCCGGCGCTTCGAGCAGGCCGAAGGCGTGCGCACGGCGTCGCGTTACGGCGGCAGTGGCCTGGGCCTGGCGATCTGCCAGGAGCTTGCCGTCGCCATGCGGGGGCGCATCGAGCTGGACAGCACGCCGGGGCAGGGCACGGACTTCACCGTCGACCTGCCGCTGCCAGGCGCGCAGCCGCCCGGGACGCGGCCAGCTAACATCCGACCGCCACGCCCGGCACAGCGGCCGCTGGACATCCTGCTGGTCGAGGATGACGCCACGGTCGCCGAGGTGATCGTGGGCCTGCTGCATGCGCAGGGGCACCACGTGGTGCACGTGCCGCACGGACTGGCCGCGCTGAGCGAGACCACCGCCAGCCGCTTCGATCTCGCCCTGCTCGACCTCGACCTGCCCGGCATCGACGGCCTCGCGCTGGCGCGGCAGCTGCATGCCTGTGGATTCACCGCGCCGCTGCTGGCGGTCACCGCGCGCGCGGATGCCGACGCCGAGCCCGCGGCGCGCGCGGCCGGGTTCGACATGTTCCTGCGCAAACCGGTGACAGGTGCCTTGCTCGCCGATGCCATCGACGCGCTTCTGGCCGGGGACGAGGTGTCCTAG
- a CDS encoding WGR domain-containing protein: MRLLLQQRPEGREPPRFVQLMLQPDLLGGWALVRETGQIGGRSTVRREQFLDQTSAVKALEQARDQQLKRGFQLMFAQGADVPKP; encoded by the coding sequence ATGCGCCTGCTCCTGCAACAACGCCCCGAAGGCCGCGAACCGCCGCGCTTCGTGCAACTGATGCTCCAGCCCGACCTGCTCGGCGGCTGGGCGCTGGTGCGCGAAACCGGACAGATCGGCGGCCGCAGCACGGTGCGGCGCGAGCAGTTCCTCGACCAGACCAGCGCCGTGAAAGCGCTGGAGCAGGCCCGCGACCAGCAGCTCAAGCGCGGTTTCCAGCTGATGTTCGCGCAGGGCGCGGACGTGCCGAAACCGTGA
- a CDS encoding DoxX family protein produces the protein MNQAAMHDAARLLLRIALGVLVLLHGVAKLRGGMSGIERLVEANGLPGVLAYGVLVGEVLAPLMLLLGFHARLGAALVAINMLFAVVLAHMGQLGQFNGEGGWALELQGMFLATAVAIMLLGPGRYSLNQR, from the coding sequence ATGAACCAGGCCGCCATGCACGATGCCGCCCGCCTCCTGCTGCGCATCGCGCTCGGCGTGCTGGTGCTGCTGCACGGCGTCGCCAAGCTGCGCGGCGGCATGTCCGGGATCGAGCGCCTGGTCGAGGCCAACGGCCTGCCGGGCGTGCTGGCCTACGGTGTGCTGGTCGGCGAGGTGCTGGCGCCACTGATGCTGCTGCTCGGCTTCCATGCACGCCTCGGCGCGGCGCTGGTCGCCATCAACATGCTGTTCGCCGTCGTACTGGCGCACATGGGCCAGCTCGGCCAGTTCAACGGCGAGGGCGGCTGGGCGCTGGAACTGCAGGGCATGTTCCTCGCCACGGCGGTCGCGATCATGCTGCTGGGGCCCGGCCGCTACAGCCTCAACCAGCGCTGA
- the proC gene encoding pyrroline-5-carboxylate reductase: MPAQPSAPADTGITAFVGGGNMARSLVGGLVARGVDPVRIRVAEPVAALRDALSRDFGVQVFEHARDAVAGADTWLLAVKPQVMRGICEELAATARDARPLAISIAAGITAAQLDRWLGGSAAVVRAMPNTPALLGAGVSGLHANRHVDGDGRARAETLLASAGATVWIDDEVLMDAVTAVSGSGPAYVFLLAEAMEDAARAQGLPADAARTLVLQTILGAARMLAESGEAPAELRHRVTSPGGTTQAAVETFESGGLRPLVAAAIDRATVRGRELSAAND, encoded by the coding sequence ATGCCCGCCCAGCCATCCGCTCCCGCCGACACCGGCATCACCGCCTTCGTCGGCGGCGGCAACATGGCGCGCAGCCTGGTCGGTGGCCTGGTCGCGCGCGGCGTGGATCCCGTGCGCATCCGTGTCGCCGAACCGGTCGCGGCGCTGCGCGACGCGCTGTCGCGCGACTTCGGCGTGCAGGTGTTCGAACACGCACGCGATGCGGTGGCGGGCGCCGACACCTGGCTGCTGGCGGTCAAGCCGCAGGTGATGCGCGGAATCTGCGAGGAGCTGGCCGCCACCGCGCGCGACGCTCGGCCGCTCGCGATCTCGATTGCCGCCGGCATCACCGCGGCACAACTCGACCGCTGGCTGGGTGGCAGCGCCGCCGTGGTCCGCGCCATGCCCAACACCCCCGCGCTGCTCGGCGCGGGCGTGAGCGGACTGCATGCCAACCGCCATGTCGATGGCGACGGCCGCGCGCGTGCCGAAACGCTGCTGGCCAGCGCCGGCGCCACGGTGTGGATCGACGACGAAGTGCTGATGGACGCGGTCACCGCGGTTTCGGGCAGCGGCCCGGCCTATGTCTTCCTGCTCGCCGAAGCCATGGAAGATGCCGCGCGCGCGCAAGGCCTGCCCGCAGACGCCGCCCGCACCCTCGTGCTGCAGACCATCCTCGGCGCGGCGCGCATGCTGGCCGAGTCCGGAGAGGCACCGGCCGAGCTGCGGCATCGCGTCACGTCACCCGGCGGCACCACCCAGGCAGCAGTCGAGACCTTCGAATCCGGCGGGCTGCGCCCGCTGGTGGCCGCCGCCATCGACCGCGCCACCGTGCGTGGCCGCGAACTGTCCGCCGCCAATGACTGA
- the aroB gene encoding 3-dehydroquinate synthase — translation MTAIRHVDVGGDAAYRITIGQGLLADGEALAATLRGRQVLLASDSNVAPLHAQGVEDALLAARPDLRIARFVLPAGEASKTLQGFAAAIDALAALGATRDACVFALGGGVVGDLAGFAAACWMRGIDCVQLPTTLLAMVDSSVGGKTAVDLAAGKNLVGAFHPPRAVLADTAVLRSLPDRELRAGLAEVVKYGAIVDAPFLDWLAGHAGALLGREDTALADAIARSCAHKAAIVTRDPCERGERALLNFGHTFAHAIETEQGYGGLNHGEAVAVGMVLAARLSTMLGMSASGDADGLRALLLRLGLPVELPRGLDPRALLARMRLDKKAQASGLRFVLLDGAGRARVVSDVPEAAVLDVLGA, via the coding sequence GTGACCGCGATCCGCCATGTCGACGTGGGCGGTGACGCCGCCTACCGCATCACCATCGGACAGGGGCTGCTTGCCGACGGCGAAGCGCTTGCCGCAACCCTGCGCGGCCGCCAGGTGCTGCTGGCCAGCGACAGCAATGTCGCGCCGCTGCATGCGCAGGGCGTGGAGGATGCGTTGCTGGCCGCACGCCCGGACCTGCGCATCGCGCGCTTCGTGCTGCCCGCCGGTGAAGCGTCCAAGACCCTGCAGGGCTTCGCCGCCGCCATCGACGCGCTGGCCGCGCTGGGCGCCACCCGCGATGCCTGTGTGTTTGCGCTCGGTGGCGGCGTGGTCGGCGATCTCGCCGGGTTTGCGGCGGCCTGCTGGATGCGCGGCATCGACTGCGTGCAGCTGCCGACCACGCTGCTGGCGATGGTGGACTCCTCGGTCGGTGGCAAGACCGCCGTCGACCTGGCCGCCGGCAAGAACCTGGTCGGCGCCTTCCACCCGCCGCGCGCGGTGCTGGCCGATACCGCCGTGCTGCGCTCCCTGCCCGACCGCGAGCTGCGCGCCGGGCTGGCGGAAGTGGTGAAGTACGGCGCCATCGTCGACGCGCCCTTCCTCGACTGGCTGGCCGGCCACGCCGGCGCGCTGCTCGGCCGCGAGGATACGGCGCTGGCCGACGCCATCGCGCGCAGCTGCGCGCACAAGGCGGCGATCGTCACGCGCGACCCTTGCGAGCGCGGCGAGCGCGCCCTGCTCAACTTCGGCCACACCTTTGCCCACGCCATCGAGACCGAACAGGGCTACGGCGGCCTGAACCACGGCGAGGCGGTGGCGGTGGGCATGGTGCTCGCGGCCCGTCTCTCCACGATGCTCGGCATGTCCGCCAGCGGCGACGCCGACGGCCTGCGCGCGCTGCTGCTGCGCTTGGGGCTGCCGGTGGAGCTGCCGCGTGGACTTGACCCGCGGGCGCTGCTGGCGCGCATGCGCCTGGACAAGAAGGCCCAGGCCAGCGGCCTGCGGTTCGTGCTCTTGGACGGCGCGGGCCGCGCGCGGGTCGTGTCCGACGTGCCGGAAGCCGCGGTGCTGGACGTCCTGGGCGCCTAG
- a CDS encoding shikimate kinase yields the protein MNPAPNLVLVGPMGAGKSAIGRRLAERFALPFVDADREIELRTGTSVAMIFECEGEAGFRAREREVLATLLAATGCVVSTGGGAVLDAGTRVLLRTRGYVVHLLVDVEAQLARLARDRSRPLLAGGDREAVLRHLAEVRDPLYAAVADMQFDTRALTAADAAVKLGHALDSDWQRGLELAS from the coding sequence ATGAATCCCGCCCCGAACCTCGTCCTCGTCGGCCCCATGGGCGCGGGCAAATCCGCGATCGGCCGCCGCCTCGCCGAGCGCTTCGCGCTGCCCTTCGTCGACGCCGACCGCGAGATCGAGCTGCGCACCGGCACCAGCGTGGCGATGATCTTCGAATGCGAGGGCGAGGCCGGATTCCGCGCGCGCGAACGCGAGGTCCTGGCGACTCTTCTGGCCGCCACGGGCTGCGTGGTCTCCACCGGTGGCGGCGCGGTGCTCGATGCCGGCACCCGCGTGCTGTTGCGTACCCGTGGCTACGTCGTGCACCTGCTGGTCGACGTGGAGGCGCAGCTGGCGCGCCTGGCCCGCGACCGCAGCCGTCCGCTGCTGGCCGGCGGCGATCGCGAAGCGGTGCTGCGGCACCTGGCCGAGGTGCGCGACCCGCTCTACGCCGCCGTCGCCGACATGCAGTTCGACACGCGTGCGCTCACCGCGGCCGACGCCGCCGTGAAGCTCGGCCATGCGCTGGACAGCGACTGGCAGCGCGGCCTGGAGCTGGCGTCGTGA
- the hemE gene encoding uroporphyrinogen decarboxylase, translated as MPQTLKNDRFLRALRREPVDHTPVWLMRQAGRYLPEYRATRAKAGSFMGLATNPELACEVTLQPLARFELDAAILFSDILTIPDAMGLDLYFVDGEGPKFRHPVRDAAAIAKLGVPDMETDLRYVMDAVRVIRRELDGSVPLIGFSGSPWTLACYMVEGGGSKDFARIKAMAHNDPKALHALLDVNTRAVIAYLAAQRAAGAQALQVFDTWGGTLSPAMYREFSLPYMARIASELDRGEGAERTPLILFGKGNATHLEALAATGAEGVGVDWLIELGDAARRIGDKVAIQGNLDPTTLFGSPDAIRGEVRRALDSYRDGNGGSREGHVFNLGHGMSPGMDPEHVRVLVDEVHAYSRR; from the coding sequence GTGCCCCAGACCCTGAAGAACGACCGTTTCCTGCGTGCCCTGCGCCGCGAACCCGTGGACCACACCCCGGTGTGGCTGATGCGCCAGGCAGGCCGCTACCTGCCGGAATACCGCGCCACGCGCGCCAAGGCCGGCAGCTTCATGGGCCTGGCCACCAACCCGGAGCTGGCCTGCGAGGTGACCCTGCAGCCGCTGGCGCGTTTCGAGCTCGACGCCGCGATCCTGTTCTCGGACATCCTGACCATTCCGGACGCGATGGGCCTCGACCTGTACTTCGTCGATGGCGAGGGTCCGAAGTTCAGGCACCCGGTGCGCGACGCCGCGGCGATCGCCAAACTCGGCGTGCCCGACATGGAAACCGACCTGCGTTACGTGATGGACGCGGTGCGCGTGATCCGCCGCGAGCTGGACGGCAGCGTGCCGCTGATCGGCTTCTCCGGAAGCCCGTGGACCCTGGCCTGCTACATGGTGGAAGGCGGCGGCAGCAAGGACTTCGCGCGCATCAAGGCGATGGCGCACAACGACCCCAAGGCGCTGCACGCGCTGCTCGACGTCAACACCCGCGCGGTGATCGCCTACCTCGCCGCGCAGCGCGCGGCCGGCGCGCAGGCGCTGCAGGTGTTCGACACCTGGGGCGGCACGCTGTCGCCGGCGATGTACCGCGAGTTCTCGCTGCCGTACATGGCGCGCATCGCCAGCGAACTCGACCGCGGCGAAGGCGCCGAACGCACGCCGCTGATCCTGTTCGGCAAGGGCAACGCCACGCATCTTGAGGCGCTGGCGGCCACCGGCGCCGAAGGCGTCGGCGTGGACTGGCTGATCGAACTCGGTGACGCCGCGCGCCGCATCGGCGACAAGGTCGCCATCCAGGGCAACCTCGACCCGACCACGCTCTTCGGCAGCCCCGATGCGATCCGTGGCGAAGTGCGCCGCGCGCTGGACAGCTACCGCGACGGCAACGGCGGCTCGCGCGAGGGCCATGTCTTCAACCTCGGCCACGGCATGTCGCCTGGCATGGACCCGGAGCACGTACGCGTGCTGGTGGACGAGGTGCACGCCTACAGCCGGCGCTAG
- a CDS encoding DUF4426 domain-containing protein, with product MTEHTIAPRRRSALFGLALVVTLAACGNGPAPSPPPNAVEPPAELRDGDRVLRASLVPAGVVGAAMARTYGIDREAAGMVLVISLRAGPDEASLPARVEARASDLLGRGQPIALREVRSDGYIDYVGTLRVKPPETLSFDINVEAAGAAPMTLRFSRDILP from the coding sequence ATGACTGAGCACACGATCGCCCCGCGCCGCCGATCCGCCCTGTTCGGCCTTGCCCTGGTAGTCACGCTGGCCGCCTGCGGCAACGGCCCCGCGCCGTCACCGCCGCCGAATGCGGTCGAACCGCCGGCCGAACTCCGCGACGGCGACCGCGTGCTGCGTGCCAGCCTGGTGCCTGCTGGCGTCGTGGGCGCGGCGATGGCGCGCACCTACGGCATCGACCGCGAGGCCGCCGGCATGGTGCTGGTGATCAGCCTGCGCGCGGGCCCGGACGAGGCGTCGCTCCCGGCGCGCGTGGAAGCAAGGGCCAGCGACCTGCTCGGCCGCGGCCAGCCGATCGCGCTGCGCGAAGTGCGCAGCGACGGCTACATCGACTATGTCGGCACCCTGCGTGTGAAGCCGCCGGAGACGCTCAGCTTCGACATCAACGTGGAGGCCGCGGGTGCCGCGCCGATGACGCTGCGCTTCAGCCGCGACATCCTGCCCTGA
- a CDS encoding dodecin family protein, with protein sequence MTIAKIIEVNASSPTSVEDAVRTGLAKCAESVKNIRGAWINETKVVTDGGGNITEWRVNLRVTFVVE encoded by the coding sequence ATGACGATCGCCAAGATCATCGAAGTGAATGCCTCCTCGCCCACCAGCGTCGAGGATGCCGTGCGCACCGGACTGGCCAAGTGCGCGGAGTCGGTCAAGAACATCCGCGGCGCCTGGATCAACGAGACCAAGGTGGTCACCGACGGCGGCGGCAACATCACCGAATGGCGCGTCAACCTGCGGGTGACGTTCGTCGTCGAGTAG
- the pdxH gene encoding pyridoxamine 5'-phosphate oxidase — MTDLYAEALATFDTLFDEARDAGEPDRTAMTLATATPDGRPSARTVLLKAHDARGFVFYTHLDGRKGRELKSNPRAALLFHWPRVRQGVQVRIEGPVAIIDEAEADAYFATRARGSQLGAWASLQSETLAAREDFERRLADYAQQFDGRDVPRPPRWNGLRVRADRIEFWYGADYRLHERWLYECDHAGDCSKRMLYP; from the coding sequence ATGACCGACCTGTACGCCGAAGCCCTGGCCACCTTCGACACGTTGTTCGACGAGGCGCGCGATGCCGGCGAGCCCGACCGCACCGCGATGACCCTGGCCACCGCCACGCCCGACGGCCGACCCTCGGCGCGCACCGTGCTGCTGAAGGCGCACGACGCGCGCGGCTTCGTGTTCTACACCCATCTCGACGGCCGCAAGGGCCGCGAACTGAAGTCCAACCCGCGCGCCGCGCTGCTGTTCCATTGGCCGCGGGTCCGCCAGGGCGTGCAGGTGCGCATCGAGGGGCCAGTGGCGATCATCGACGAGGCCGAGGCCGACGCGTATTTCGCCACGCGGGCGCGCGGCAGCCAGCTTGGCGCCTGGGCGTCGCTGCAGTCGGAGACGCTGGCCGCGCGCGAGGACTTCGAGCGCCGCCTGGCGGACTATGCGCAGCAGTTCGACGGCCGCGACGTGCCGCGCCCGCCGCGCTGGAACGGCCTGCGCGTGCGCGCCGACCGCATCGAGTTCTGGTACGGCGCCGACTACCGCCTGCACGAACGCTGGCTGTACGAATGCGACCACGCCGGCGACTGCAGCAAACGGATGCTGTACCCGTGA
- a CDS encoding cobalamin-binding protein translates to MSEAGATHGPRRIVCLTEEPTETLYALGEQDRIVGISGFTVRPPEARREKPKVSAFTSAKIGAILALRPDMAIGFSDIQADIAAELVRNGVEVWISNHRSVDGIVDYVRRLGALVGVAARANAYADDLRRGLDEVAALAAALPRRPRVYFEEWDDPPITGIRWVAELLRIAGGDDVFPELAAEPLAKQRILADAGEVVRRAPDIIIGSWCGKKFRPDKVAARPGWDAIPAVRDGELHEVKSPLILQPGPAALTDGVRALAAIVHGWSQRERARGRG, encoded by the coding sequence GTGAGCGAAGCGGGGGCCACGCATGGGCCGCGGCGGATCGTCTGCCTGACCGAGGAGCCCACCGAGACCCTGTACGCGCTTGGCGAGCAGGACCGCATCGTCGGCATCAGCGGTTTCACGGTGCGGCCGCCCGAGGCGCGCCGGGAAAAGCCGAAGGTGAGCGCGTTCACCAGCGCGAAGATCGGCGCGATCCTGGCGTTGCGCCCGGACATGGCGATCGGCTTTTCCGACATCCAGGCCGACATCGCCGCCGAGCTGGTGCGCAACGGCGTGGAGGTGTGGATCAGCAACCACCGCAGCGTGGATGGCATCGTCGACTACGTGCGCCGGCTGGGTGCGCTGGTCGGCGTGGCCGCGCGCGCCAATGCCTATGCCGATGACCTGCGACGCGGTCTGGACGAGGTCGCGGCGCTGGCGGCCGCGCTCCCGCGCCGGCCGCGCGTGTATTTCGAGGAGTGGGACGACCCGCCGATCACCGGCATCCGCTGGGTCGCCGAACTGCTGCGGATCGCCGGCGGCGACGACGTGTTCCCGGAGCTTGCCGCCGAGCCGCTGGCGAAGCAGCGCATCCTCGCCGACGCCGGTGAAGTGGTGCGCCGCGCGCCGGACATCATCATCGGCTCGTGGTGCGGCAAGAAATTCCGCCCCGACAAGGTGGCCGCGCGGCCGGGCTGGGACGCGATCCCGGCGGTCCGCGACGGCGAGCTGCACGAGGTCAAGTCGCCGCTGATCCTGCAGCCGGGGCCGGCGGCGCTGACCGACGGCGTGCGCGCGCTGGCCGCGATCGTGCACGGCTGGTCGCAGCGCGAACGCGCGCGCGGCCGGGGCTGA